Proteins found in one Anoplolepis gracilipes chromosome 7, ASM4749672v1, whole genome shotgun sequence genomic segment:
- the LOC140667690 gene encoding ciliary microtubule associated protein 1A has product MSLKRERGKGGNTGEGGKKIPTETKDPLCFIKSPGPKYKLKTVVGFKNHCISKYRNPAYTIGEHRIPIFDVTDGPGPKYTIEKRKFNGFTFGHALKRREILFGLGPKYKLPDISQGPFFSIQRRTKYRKIDETPGPYYVKHIPDALAFSMGQTVVTKPAEISAGFYPSYNLEAVKSRAPKYTMAGRRVLQVISESPGPIYAIRPPKPTPAFSFGIKHSKCAPPYITKCHKICQQ; this is encoded by the exons ATGTCATTGAAAAGGGAGCGGGGAAAAGGCGGGAATACAGGTGAAGGTGGGAAAAAGATACCAACAGAAACGAAGGATCCGTTATGCTTTATCA aaTCTCCTGGGCCTAAATACAAGCTTAAGACAGTCGTCGGTTTCAAGAACCATTGTATTTCGAAATATCGAAATCCAGCGTATACAATTGGCGAACATCGTATCCCTATCTTTGATGTGACTGATGGTCCAGGACCGAAATACACGATAGAGAAACGCAAATTTAATGGATTCACCTTTGGGCATGCTTTAAAACGTCgtg AAATCCTTTTTGGGCTTGGTCCGAAGTATAAATTGCCAGATATTTCTCAAGGTCCTTTCTTTTCAATACAGCGGAGAaccaaatatagaaaaattgacGAAACACCAGGCCCTTACTACGTTAAACATATTCCTGATGCGCTTGCATTTTCTAT GGGACAGACGGTTGTGACGAAACCCGCTGAAATTAGTGCAGGTTTTTATCCATCATACAACTTGGAAGCGGTAAAATCTAGGGCTCCGAAGTACACCATGGCTGGTAGACGAGTATTACAAGTAATTTCCGAAAGTCCAGGTCCGATATATGCCATTCGACCACCCAAACCAACTCCCGCTTTTTCGTTCGGTATAAAACACAGCAAATGTGCGCCACCCTATATAACtaaatgtcataaaatatgTCAGCAATGA
- the LOC140668144 gene encoding ciliary microtubule associated protein 1A has protein sequence MEGKENRPKVLSCMIKNNPGPVYKLPTLFGYNGHDPSRHRNPAYSMQARTGIKTHVIGPGPHYNIRHLTKSGSDNPPAYTIRGREIFKLHDLMPGPGAYSPELCPPMNHNRRAPAYSMKSRGVTKILDEGPGPNSYSLPTCIGPKVPDKLAQGAFSIAHYHETREKMISPGPAAYINLDYNMIKRRSPAYSLKGRHILLEKYRSPAPIFYPLYDTQKRSPMYSFGVKHSECAGVPMIQLDEE, from the exons atggaaGGCAAAGAAAATAGGCCGAAAGTATTAAGCtgcatgataaaaaataa tcCTGGCCCAGTTTACAAATTGCCGACATTATTTGGCTATAATGGTCATGATCCATCTCGACATAGAAATCCAGCGTACAGTATGCAAGCTCGAACCGGGATAAAAACTCATGTAATAGGGCCTGGTCCTCATTACAATATTAGACATTTAACAAAGTCTGGATCTGATAATCCACCTGCATATACAATTAGAGgcagagaaatatttaaac TGCATGATTTAATGCCAGGACCTGGAGCTTACTCTCCCGAATTATGTCCACCGATGAATCACAATCGTAGAGCACCAGCTTATAGTATGAAGTCACGTGGTGTAACAAAAATTCTAGATGAAGGACCTGGACCAAATTCATATTCTTTACCAACGTGCATAGGGCCCAAAGTGCCCGATAAGCTTGCTCAGGGTGCATTTTCtat cGCTCATTATCATGAAACTCGTGAGAAAATGATAAGTCCAGGCCCAGCCGCATACATCAATCttgattataatatgataaaacgaCGAAGTCCGGCGTATAGTTTGAAGGGGAGAcacattttattagaaaaatatcgcAGTCCGGCACCGATTTTTTATCCGCTATATGATACACAAAAACGTTCTCCTATGTATTCGTTTGGCGTCAAGCATAGCGAATGCGCTGGAGTACCCATGATACAACTAGACGAAGAATga